The Natronosporangium hydrolyticum nucleotide sequence CTGCCGAACGCGCTGCTGCCGTTCCTGACCCTGACCGGTGCCCACCTCGCGGAGCTGATCGGCGGCGCGGTGCTCGCCGAGACCATCTTCGGCTGGCCCGGTGTCGGCCAGCTGACCGTGCAGGCGGCGCTCGCCGTCGACCTGCCGCTGCTGCTGGCGATCACCCTGTTCGGCACCGTCCTGGTGGTGCTGGGCAACCTGACCGCCGATCTGCTCTACCGGGTCGCCGACCCACGGGTACGGGAGCCGGCGCCGTGACCGGCGGAGTGCGGCAGCTCCGCGCCCGGGTGAGCCAGTGGCGGCCCTGGTCCCGGCTGGCGTACCTCGGGTCGGACCGGCGGCCGGGCCGGATGCCGGCGGGCGCGGCCGTCGCCGCGGTGGTCCTCGGTGGGCTGGTGCTGGCGGCGGTGATCGGGCCGTGGGCCCGCCCCACCGGCGTCAACCTGGGCAACGTCTTCGCCGGCCCGTCCCTGAGCCATCCGATGGGGACCGACGCCTCCGGCCGGGACCTGTTGGCGATGGTGCTGGCGGCGATGCGGGTCTCGTTCACTATCTCGGTGCTGGCCGCCGCGGTCGCGGTCAGCATCGGAGTGACGATCGGCGCGGTCGCCGGGCTCTTCGGTCGCTGGGTCGACGGCCTGGCGATGCGGGTGGTCGACTTCATGGCCAGCCAGAACCACTTCCTCTTCGCGATCCTGCTGGTAGTGCTGTTCCGGCCGGTGCTCGGCGCACAGGGGGCGGTGCTGCTGTCGGTCGGCCTGACCCACTGGACGACGGTGGCCCGGATCGTGCGCGGTGAGCTGCTGTCGCTGCGAGCCCGACCGTTCGTCACCGCCGCGGTCGGTGGCGGCGCCGACCGTTGGCGGCTGGCGCGGCGACACTTCCTGCCGCACCTCACGCCGTCGATCATCACCGCGATGATCCTGCTGGTGCCCCATGCGATCTTCCACGAGTCGGGGCTCTCCTTCCTCGGCCTCGGGCTGCCGGCGCATCAGGCGTCGCTCGGCAACATGCTCGCCGACAGCCAACAGGCGATCTACGCCGGCGCCTGGTGGACCGCGCTCTTTCCCGGGCTGGTGATCTTCGCGATGGCGGCCTCGGTCGGCACCTTCGGCGAATGGCTGCGCGACCGTTATCAACCACAGTGGCGATCGGAGCTGCGCCTATGACCGCCCCGTCGGCAGATCCGCTGGCCGTCACCGGCCTGTCGGTACGGTTCCAGACCCGGGCCGGCCCGGTCGCCGCGCTGACCGAGATCGACCTGCGGCTGCCCGCTGGCGAGTTCCTGGTGGTGGTCGGCGAGAGCGGCAGCGGCAAGAGCGTCCTCGCCAGTGCGATCCTGCGCGCTCTGCCCGCCAACACCGACCTCGCCGGCACGATCTCAGTCGCCGGCCACGACCTCGCCACGCTGGACCGGGCCGCCCTCGACCGGTTCCGGCGCAGCCACCTCGCCTACATCCCACAGAGCCCGGCCACCGCCCTCAACCCGGTACGCCGAGTCGGGTCGCTGCTGCTGGAGCTGGCCAGAGCCCGCGGGCTGAGCCCGGCGGCCGCCCGGGTCACGCTGCGACAGGCGCTGGCCGAACTCGACCTGGACCTCGACCGGATCGCCCGGCGCTACCCGCACCAGCTCTCGGGCGGGATGCAGCAACGGGTGCTCAACGCACTGGCGATGGTGGGCGACCCGGCACTAGTGATCGCCGACGAGCCCACCACCGGGCTCGACGCCGACCTGGTCGACGTGACCGCGGCACAGCTGCGGCAGCTCACCGGCCGCGGCGCGGGGGTGTTGGTGATCACCCACGACCTGCGGCTGGCGCAACGACTCGGCGGCCGGCTGGCCCTGCTCTACGGTGGCTACCTGGTGGAGTCGTCGCCGACCGAGGAGTTCTTCGCAGCCCCCGCCCACCCGTACGGCGACGGGTTGCTGGCGGCGCTGCCGGAGCGCGGCGGTCTCCCGATCCCCGGCCAGCCGGTGGAGCTGACCGCGCCACCGCCCGGCTGCCCGTTCGAACCGCGCTGCGAGCTGCGCATCCCCGACTGTGCGGGGCCGGTACCAACGCCCCGGCCGGTGCCGGACCAGCCCGACCGGCACGTCCGCTGTTACCTTCCGGCGCCACCGATGGTGCCCGCGACCGCCCACCGGAGCACCGATGCTGCGCGCTGACCAGGTCCGGGTCAGCTACGGCGGCGGCCAGGACCGGGTGACCGCCCTGCCGGGCGTCGACCTCAGCCTCCCGGCCGGCGGCCGGATCGGCTTGGTCGGGCCCAGCGGCTCGGGCAAGTCGACGCTGGCGCTGGTGCTGGCGCTGCTGCTCGCCCCCGACGCCGGCCGGGTCGAGCTCGACGGCGAACCGGTACCCGGCGCGGGGCTGAGCCTCCCCAAGCGGCTGCGCCGCCGGGTGCAGCTGCTGTGGCAGTCGCCCCGCGCCGCCACCGACCCACGGCTGCGGCTGGGGCAGCTGCTGCTGGAACCGCTCGCCGCCCACCGCGAACTGCCGCCCCGGCCAGACCGGCCGGAGCTGCTGCGGCGGCTCTCCGAACCGGTCGGGCTGACCCCGGAGCTACTGCGGCGCTACCCCCATGAGGTGTCTGACGGGCAGCTGCAACGCGCCGCGCTCGCCCGCGCGCTGGCGCTACGCCCCGGGTACCTGATCTGCGACGAGCCGACCGCGATGCTCGACGTCTCCAGTCAGGCGGGGCTGCTGGCGACCCTCGCCGAACAGCAGCGCAGCCACGGCCTCGGGATCCTGCTGGTAACTCATGATCGGCTGCTCGCCGACCACTGGTGCGAACAGGTGTTGGACCTGCGAGAACTCGCCGCCGAACCCGCCGGGTGAGCCGGGTTCGCACTGCGGTCAGTCGGTGATCGTAGCGTCGTCGTCGGCCAACTCGATCCCGAGCGCGCCGGCGAGCGTGTACGAAAGGGCGAGCAGATCCTGCCCGCTCATCGTGACGCCGGCGAAACTGGTCACGCCGCCGATGCCGGCGAGCTCACACCTGCGGAATCGGGCGCCGGTCATCTCAGCGTGGGAAAACTGGGCACCGGTCAGGTCGCAGTCGACGAACTCGACCCCGCCCAACCTCGCGTACGAGAAATCGGCGCGAGCCAGCAGGCACCGCTCGAACCGGACATGGGTGAAGGAGCTGAACCGCCACGAGGTCAGGTCCGCCCGGCAGTCGGTGACCAGGACGTCCCGCAGCACCCCATCGTGGAGCTGCAGCCCGGTGATCCGGCTCTTCGCCAGACCGCTGCGCAACAGGGTCGCCTGCTCGGCCTGCAGGTTGGCCAGGTTGCTGCCGGTCACCTCGCTGTCG carries:
- a CDS encoding pentapeptide repeat-containing protein encodes the protein MPRTARKPSPRPPASANLPATLPAATLVDHDLEDEASFDRLEFGLALPDRHAEAVEFTECRFARADLSDCRLPKLRLRDSEVTGSNLANLQAEQATLLRSGLAKSRITGLQLHDGVLRDVLVTDCRADLTSWRFSSFTHVRFERCLLARADFSYARLGGVEFVDCDLTGAQFSHAEMTGARFRRCELAGIGGVTSFAGVTMSGQDLLALSYTLAGALGIELADDDATITD
- a CDS encoding ABC transporter ATP-binding protein; protein product: MTAPSADPLAVTGLSVRFQTRAGPVAALTEIDLRLPAGEFLVVVGESGSGKSVLASAILRALPANTDLAGTISVAGHDLATLDRAALDRFRRSHLAYIPQSPATALNPVRRVGSLLLELARARGLSPAAARVTLRQALAELDLDLDRIARRYPHQLSGGMQQRVLNALAMVGDPALVIADEPTTGLDADLVDVTAAQLRQLTGRGAGVLVITHDLRLAQRLGGRLALLYGGYLVESSPTEEFFAAPAHPYGDGLLAALPERGGLPIPGQPVELTAPPPGCPFEPRCELRIPDCAGPVPTPRPVPDQPDRHVRCYLPAPPMVPATAHRSTDAAR
- a CDS encoding ABC transporter permease, which codes for MTGGVRQLRARVSQWRPWSRLAYLGSDRRPGRMPAGAAVAAVVLGGLVLAAVIGPWARPTGVNLGNVFAGPSLSHPMGTDASGRDLLAMVLAAMRVSFTISVLAAAVAVSIGVTIGAVAGLFGRWVDGLAMRVVDFMASQNHFLFAILLVVLFRPVLGAQGAVLLSVGLTHWTTVARIVRGELLSLRARPFVTAAVGGGADRWRLARRHFLPHLTPSIITAMILLVPHAIFHESGLSFLGLGLPAHQASLGNMLADSQQAIYAGAWWTALFPGLVIFAMAASVGTFGEWLRDRYQPQWRSELRL
- a CDS encoding ABC transporter ATP-binding protein, giving the protein MLRADQVRVSYGGGQDRVTALPGVDLSLPAGGRIGLVGPSGSGKSTLALVLALLLAPDAGRVELDGEPVPGAGLSLPKRLRRRVQLLWQSPRAATDPRLRLGQLLLEPLAAHRELPPRPDRPELLRRLSEPVGLTPELLRRYPHEVSDGQLQRAALARALALRPGYLICDEPTAMLDVSSQAGLLATLAEQQRSHGLGILLVTHDRLLADHWCEQVLDLRELAAEPAG